The Cellulomonas fulva genome includes a window with the following:
- a CDS encoding sirohydrochlorin chelatase, translating into MSGRTAPPAPVLVGCSHGTDDRDGRVAIASILADAATLRGDLDVREAFVDVQTPEVADVVAGALEEGLEAVVVPLLLSVGFHVQVDIAAATDRPGARAAAPLGPDDALVAILADRLAEAGLRDDDAVVLAAAGSSVPAAALAVEEVARGLAARLGRHLGAPDASGGGLVVGYGAGASPRVPEAVATARSSGRRVVVASYLLAPGYFLDRVLEAGADVVAAPLAPDPRLAELVLRRYDEARAG; encoded by the coding sequence ATGAGCGGGCGGACGGCCCCGCCCGCGCCTGTGCTCGTCGGCTGCTCGCACGGCACCGACGACCGCGACGGGCGGGTCGCGATCGCGTCGATCCTCGCGGACGCCGCCACGCTCCGCGGGGACCTCGACGTGCGCGAGGCCTTCGTCGACGTGCAGACGCCCGAGGTCGCGGACGTGGTGGCCGGTGCCCTCGAGGAGGGGCTCGAGGCCGTCGTCGTGCCGCTGCTGCTCTCGGTCGGCTTCCACGTGCAGGTGGACATCGCCGCCGCGACCGACCGACCGGGCGCTCGCGCGGCTGCGCCGCTGGGCCCGGACGACGCCCTGGTCGCGATCCTCGCCGACCGCCTCGCCGAGGCCGGGCTGCGGGACGACGACGCCGTGGTGCTCGCCGCCGCCGGGTCCAGCGTGCCGGCCGCGGCGCTCGCGGTCGAGGAGGTCGCGCGCGGCCTGGCCGCCCGCCTGGGCCGGCACCTGGGCGCGCCCGACGCGTCCGGCGGCGGGCTCGTCGTGGGGTACGGCGCCGGTGCCTCGCCGCGGGTGCCGGAGGCGGTCGCCACCGCGCGCTCGTCGGGCCGGCGCGTCGTCGTCGCGTCCTACCTGCTGGCGCCCGGGTACTTCCTCGACCGCGTGCTCGAGGCCGGCGCGGACGTCGTCGCGGCGCCGCTGGCGCCGGACCCGCGGCTCGCGGAGCTGGTGCTGCGCCGGTACGACGAGGCGCGCGCGGGCTGA